In a single window of the Nodularia spumigena CCY9414 genome:
- a CDS encoding S8 family peptidase: MPIDDISHNLFPHNGLNFTPISSVDTFSTQNDQRFSFSGRSSFYPTSDIAATSARTANYNFTSGYGLINSAAAVARAAGENTFADVPNLGGNNWGADLVKAPAAWAQGYTGKGAVIAVLDTGVDYNHADLKNNIWTNPGEIPGNGIDDDGNGYIDDAQGWSFADNSNNVMDVNGHGSHVAGTIAGGNNGFGVTGIAYDAKIMPVKVLNDKGAGSSNSVADGIYYAVKNGANVINLSLGGNFPNSTLEAAIKYASSQGTVVVMAAGNDGNLFTNYPASYASNWGLAVGAVDQNNNMANFSNRAGLNSFPYVTAPGVGIYSSVPGNQYATYSGTSMATPHVAGVVALMLGANPNLTDAEIRKIIIETAGNSTPIATSNSFQISPVISQAIAQMVGNSTSDTTINWELKIITSHQPSISSFVSTGSSMNLGDLKQFRYYHSTLNTVGSIMNNIFNADNVDDNNPDITDIEKILNQLQQQIEEFRRFFPGF, from the coding sequence ATGCCCATTGACGATATTAGTCACAATTTGTTTCCTCATAACGGGCTAAACTTCACCCCTATCTCCTCAGTAGATACATTTTCAACCCAGAATGATCAGAGATTCAGTTTCAGTGGTCGCAGTAGCTTTTATCCAACCAGTGATATTGCTGCAACTTCCGCCCGAACTGCTAACTATAATTTTACTTCTGGCTATGGCTTAATTAACAGCGCCGCCGCAGTGGCTAGAGCTGCTGGTGAAAATACTTTTGCTGATGTTCCTAATCTTGGTGGTAATAATTGGGGAGCAGATTTAGTGAAAGCCCCAGCAGCTTGGGCGCAGGGATACACCGGGAAAGGTGCGGTGATTGCTGTGTTAGATACTGGGGTTGACTACAACCACGCAGATTTGAAGAATAATATTTGGACTAATCCCGGAGAAATTCCTGGTAATGGCATAGATGATGATGGTAATGGCTATATTGATGATGCCCAAGGTTGGAGTTTTGCTGACAATAGTAACAATGTTATGGACGTTAATGGTCACGGTAGTCACGTAGCGGGAACCATTGCTGGGGGGAATAATGGCTTTGGGGTGACGGGTATTGCCTATGATGCCAAGATTATGCCAGTTAAAGTGCTGAATGACAAGGGAGCAGGCAGCAGTAATTCTGTCGCCGATGGTATTTACTATGCTGTGAAGAATGGCGCTAATGTGATTAATCTCAGTCTGGGTGGAAATTTTCCGAACAGCACCCTGGAAGCTGCAATTAAATACGCTAGTAGTCAAGGGACTGTGGTGGTGATGGCAGCAGGTAATGATGGTAACTTATTTACAAACTATCCTGCTAGCTATGCCAGTAACTGGGGATTAGCAGTGGGAGCAGTTGATCAGAATAATAATATGGCTAACTTCTCGAACAGAGCAGGGCTGAATTCATTTCCCTATGTCACCGCTCCAGGGGTTGGGATTTATTCATCAGTTCCTGGTAATCAGTACGCTACATATAGTGGCACATCTATGGCTACTCCCCACGTTGCTGGTGTAGTTGCTTTAATGCTGGGTGCTAATCCCAATTTAACTGATGCCGAAATCCGGAAAATTATCATAGAAACTGCGGGAAATAGTACACCCATAGCAACGTCTAATTCCTTCCAGATCAGCCCGGTAATTTCTCAGGCGATCGCACAGATGGTAGGCAATAGTACATCAGATACTACCATTAACTGGGAATTAAAAATTATAACTTCTCATCAACCTTCAATCTCTTCATTTGTCAGCACAGGCTCATCAATGAATCTAGGAGACCTGAAGCAATTCCGATATTACCATAGCACCCTCAACACTGTGGGCAGCATCATGAATAACATCTTCAATGCTGATAATGTTGACGACAATAACCCAGATATCACAGATATCGAAAAAATTCTCAATCAATTACAGCAGCAGATAGAAGAATTTAGAAGATTTTTCCCTGGTTTCTAA
- a CDS encoding HlyD family efflux transporter periplasmic adaptor subunit — translation MKYSLLANAAQARQTKEQFAKPEDQLSYEVGKAVQELPPLYTRVLAGTLSLVVFGAIAWANFSQIDEVAIAPGELIASTKVRPVTSLNGGSILKVNVEEGDHVTKDQVLIQRDTNLKQTDVTRLAQSAKLISEDLGRLQAERIGTTTTGTKLQNELLESRLADYQARQAVTEAEANRQLAIIAQVKQRQKRLQENLVNAQSSFENAQANVVNAEKVVVGVEKNVAIAQQREENLRTLIAPGALPRIDYLEAQERLNRANTEMTRAKDEVINAQNRVTETQDRIASLKREIAAQDQEIRQAEQAYQGVLQQAQRLASERQSEILTQIKQRQEELTNINGQLEQARKQQAGETIKAPVAGTIYKIQATQGPVQAGEELLSILPAGEEILLEVKVLNRDIGFIRPGMKAKVKMATFPFQEFGTIDGKVVQISPNAVVDKELGLVFPTRIQLSQHSVNVRGEEVEFTPGMSANGEIVTRQKSVLTFIIEPVTRRFSEAFSVR, via the coding sequence ATGAAATATTCCTTACTTGCAAATGCTGCTCAAGCGCGACAAACGAAAGAACAATTTGCCAAACCAGAAGACCAATTGTCTTATGAAGTGGGTAAGGCTGTACAGGAATTACCACCGCTATATACCAGAGTTTTAGCAGGAACACTGAGCTTAGTGGTATTTGGGGCGATCGCCTGGGCAAATTTCTCTCAAATCGATGAAGTAGCGATCGCACCTGGGGAATTAATCGCCTCAACAAAGGTACGACCAGTGACATCCTTGAATGGTGGCTCTATTTTAAAAGTGAATGTAGAAGAAGGCGATCATGTCACTAAAGATCAAGTTTTAATTCAACGGGACACAAATTTAAAACAAACAGACGTTACCCGTCTCGCCCAATCTGCGAAATTAATCAGCGAAGACTTAGGACGTTTACAAGCAGAACGCATTGGAACCACAACGACTGGGACAAAACTACAAAATGAACTTTTAGAATCGCGCCTCGCAGATTACCAAGCCCGTCAAGCTGTCACCGAAGCCGAAGCAAATCGCCAACTAGCAATTATTGCACAGGTAAAACAACGCCAGAAACGGTTGCAAGAAAACCTCGTAAATGCTCAAAGCAGCTTTGAAAATGCCCAAGCTAATGTAGTCAACGCCGAAAAAGTCGTTGTCGGAGTCGAAAAAAATGTGGCGATCGCCCAACAAAGAGAAGAAAATCTACGTACCCTAATTGCTCCTGGTGCATTACCTAGAATAGATTACCTAGAAGCCCAAGAAAGATTAAATCGCGCCAACACAGAAATGACCAGAGCCAAAGATGAAGTCATAAACGCCCAGAATAGAGTCACAGAGACTCAAGACAGAATAGCATCCTTAAAAAGAGAAATTGCCGCCCAAGACCAAGAAATTCGCCAAGCAGAACAAGCCTATCAAGGAGTTCTCCAGCAAGCCCAGCGTTTAGCATCTGAGCGCCAAAGCGAAATATTAACCCAGATTAAACAGCGCCAAGAAGAACTTACCAATATTAACGGTCAACTCGAACAAGCCAGAAAACAGCAAGCCGGGGAAACCATTAAAGCCCCAGTCGCCGGGACAATTTACAAAATTCAAGCCACCCAAGGCCCTGTACAAGCCGGTGAAGAATTACTCTCAATTTTACCTGCGGGAGAAGAAATCCTATTAGAAGTGAAAGTCCTCAACCGCGACATTGGCTTTATTCGTCCAGGAATGAAAGCAAAGGTGAAAATGGCAACCTTTCCCTTTCAAGAATTTGGCACAATTGACGGTAAAGTTGTACAAATTAGTCCTAATGCCGTAGTCGATAAAGAATTGGGTTTAGTGTTTCCCACCAGAATACAGCTAAGTCAACACTCAGTGAATGTCCGGGGAGAAGAAGTAGAATTTACTCCCGGAATGTCAGCCAACGGTGAAATTGTCACCCGTCAAAAGTCAGTTTTAACTTTCATCATTGAGCCTGTAACTCGTAGATTTAGTGAAGCTTTTTCAGTCAGGTAG
- a CDS encoding SDR family oxidoreductase, producing the protein MFLVTGATGAIGRRVVRLLRLQEKSVRGFVRLTSRYNELEHRGAEIFIGDLRRDKDIAKACRGVDYIISAHSSDGDSLSLDYRANIELIDQARANGIKHFVFISVLGAERGYEDAPVFKAKRAVEQYLEASGLNYTILRPSGLASNLLPLAERFRETGLYLLIGDPKNRTSVVSTDDLARIIVDSVTVEGARNQILPVGGPEILLREDIPQIFSRIFNKEPVVINSPLFVVDGLRSAFGLFNPQAQTALGTYRTLLSNEFFCRKEEIANLEKIFNFHLETLENFLRRYLAV; encoded by the coding sequence ATGTTTCTGGTAACTGGAGCAACGGGAGCAATTGGTCGCCGAGTCGTGCGACTTCTACGCCTACAAGAAAAGTCCGTGAGGGGATTTGTTCGCCTCACTTCACGTTATAACGAGTTAGAACACCGAGGAGCAGAAATCTTCATCGGTGATTTGCGACGAGACAAAGATATTGCAAAAGCTTGTCGCGGTGTCGATTATATTATTAGCGCCCACAGTTCTGATGGTGACTCCTTATCTCTGGATTATCGCGCCAATATTGAACTGATCGATCAGGCTAGAGCTAATGGAATCAAGCATTTTGTGTTTATTTCTGTACTGGGAGCCGAACGGGGCTATGAAGATGCTCCCGTATTCAAAGCCAAACGAGCAGTAGAACAATATCTAGAAGCTAGTGGCTTGAATTACACAATTTTACGCCCATCTGGATTAGCATCAAACTTACTGCCATTAGCAGAACGGTTTCGCGAAACAGGTTTGTATTTGCTGATTGGTGATCCTAAAAATCGGACTTCGGTTGTCAGTACAGATGATTTAGCCAGGATAATAGTGGATTCAGTCACCGTTGAAGGCGCACGCAACCAAATATTACCAGTCGGAGGACCGGAGATTTTATTGCGTGAGGATATTCCCCAAATTTTCAGTCGCATCTTCAACAAAGAACCAGTAGTTATTAATTCCCCTTTGTTTGTTGTGGATGGGTTACGCAGTGCATTTGGTTTATTTAACCCCCAAGCACAAACAGCTTTGGGAACCTATCGCACATTACTGTCCAATGAATTTTTCTGTAGAAAAGAGGAAATAGCCAATCTAGAAAAGATTTTCAATTTTCACTTGGAAACTTTAGAAAATTTTCTGCGGCGCTATCTTGCGGTTTGA
- the xth gene encoding exodeoxyribonuclease III encodes MKIATWNVNSIRTRLEQVIFWLSENPIDVLCLQETKVVDADFPRSPFEELGYHVYFSGQKAYNGVALISRQPLTDVSPGFTPILPNIDPLWDEQKRVITGVIDGIRIVNLYVPNGSAVGSEKYEFKLRWLTVLREYLQTLLLSQPGICMCGDFNIALAAEDIHENANPDNHIMSSEPERQGLRDVLELGFADAFRKFTTEGGHYSWWDYRAAGFRRNRGWRIDHHYLTPTLYESAKSCIIDITPRKLPQPSDHTPVIVEF; translated from the coding sequence ATGAAAATTGCCACTTGGAATGTTAACTCAATTCGGACTCGCCTAGAACAGGTGATATTTTGGTTAAGCGAAAATCCCATTGATGTTCTCTGCTTGCAAGAAACAAAAGTTGTAGATGCGGACTTTCCGCGATCGCCCTTTGAAGAATTGGGCTATCATGTTTATTTTTCTGGACAAAAAGCTTATAACGGCGTAGCCTTAATTAGTCGCCAACCACTAACCGATGTCAGCCCTGGTTTCACCCCCATTTTACCCAATATCGATCCACTCTGGGATGAGCAAAAGCGCGTGATTACAGGCGTAATTGACGGCATTCGCATTGTAAATTTATATGTCCCTAACGGTTCCGCAGTGGGAAGCGAGAAATATGAATTCAAGCTGCGCTGGCTAACAGTTCTACGGGAGTATTTGCAAACCCTTTTACTTTCACAACCTGGAATTTGTATGTGTGGTGACTTCAACATCGCTCTAGCAGCCGAAGACATTCACGAAAACGCAAATCCAGACAATCATATAATGTCATCGGAACCAGAACGCCAAGGCTTACGAGATGTTCTAGAACTGGGATTTGCTGATGCCTTTCGCAAATTTACCACAGAAGGCGGACACTACAGTTGGTGGGACTATCGCGCCGCCGGCTTTAGACGCAATCGGGGTTGGAGAATTGACCATCATTATCTCACCCCCACGCTGTACGAAAGCGCTAAAAGCTGCATAATTGACATTACCCCCAGAAAATTGCCCCAACCCAGCGACCATACCCCAGTAATCGTCGAATTTTAG
- a CDS encoding glycosyltransferase family 4 protein: MKIAQVAPLWERVPPPSYGGIELVVSHLTDELVRRGHEVTLFASGDSQTLADLKAVSPLALRLDKNVGDYAGYEIIELSQVYQQAAEFDIIHSHVGMRALPLASLVSTPTVHTLHNNFTPDNQKVFRYHHQQPYVSISEAQRQIKLNYVATVYNGIETSDYPFIAEPQEPQYLAFLGRFSPEKGPHQAIAIAKQTGWRLKMAGKVDVDDAQFFEQEIVPHIDGQQIEYLGEINHAEKAELLGNATITLFPINWQEPFGLVMIESMATGTPVIAMNLGSVQEVIVHGETGFICQNYAEMATMIPAALALNRQACRKHIENKFSVNHMVNDYEAVYQQIIKSRIHLNSYFRCG, from the coding sequence ATGAAGATCGCTCAAGTCGCCCCTTTATGGGAACGAGTTCCACCTCCCAGTTATGGAGGAATTGAACTGGTAGTGAGTCACTTGACCGATGAATTAGTTCGTCGTGGTCATGAAGTTACTTTATTTGCTTCTGGTGACTCTCAAACCTTGGCTGATTTAAAAGCAGTTTCTCCCCTTGCATTGCGCTTAGACAAAAATGTCGGAGATTATGCGGGGTATGAAATTATAGAACTTAGCCAAGTTTACCAACAAGCGGCGGAATTCGATATTATTCATTCTCATGTAGGGATGAGGGCATTACCTTTAGCAAGTTTGGTCTCAACTCCTACAGTCCATACTCTGCATAACAATTTTACCCCGGATAACCAAAAAGTATTTCGCTACCACCACCAGCAACCTTATGTCAGCATTAGCGAGGCGCAACGTCAAATCAAATTAAACTATGTGGCTACGGTTTATAACGGCATAGAAACGAGTGATTATCCATTTATAGCCGAACCGCAAGAACCGCAATATTTAGCATTTTTAGGTCGCTTTTCTCCAGAGAAGGGGCCACATCAAGCGATCGCCATTGCAAAGCAGACTGGTTGGCGCTTGAAAATGGCCGGAAAAGTTGATGTTGATGATGCTCAGTTTTTTGAACAAGAGATTGTCCCCCATATTGATGGTCAGCAAATTGAATATTTGGGCGAAATCAACCACGCCGAAAAAGCTGAACTTCTGGGAAATGCTACCATAACTCTGTTTCCGATTAATTGGCAAGAACCTTTTGGCTTGGTGATGATTGAATCAATGGCGACTGGAACACCAGTGATCGCCATGAATTTAGGTTCTGTACAGGAGGTGATTGTTCACGGTGAAACAGGTTTTATCTGCCAAAACTATGCAGAAATGGCGACAATGATTCCGGCGGCGTTAGCACTCAATCGTCAAGCCTGTCGAAAACATATAGAAAACAAATTTAGTGTTAACCACATGGTTAATGACTATGAAGCAGTTTACCAACAAATTATCAAGAGCCGCATTCATTTAAATAGTTATTTTAGATGCGGCTAG
- a CDS encoding zinc-dependent alcohol dehydrogenase, which yields MLAALLYGKEDLRLEQVAEPTPGVGEVVIQVGAATTCGTDLKVWRRGGHAKMLKLPTLFGHEAAGHIVAVGAGVTDWQIGDRIVANNSAPCMKCFFCQRQEYSLCPHITWNNGTFAEYLKIPSAIVQHNMLRVPDDLPFQLASMTEPLACVLHGIARSNIKPQDRVVILGDGAIGLMFVAVLADTTEVMLWGGNDHRLEIGEKLGAAKIFNYHQIPDIPGVVKELTQGWGADVVIEATGVPSVWETAIACARPGATVNLFGGCPRDTTITVNTEQLHYSELTLKGVFHNTPKYVRAALALIASGKIPFELLISEVRSLQDLEQVFCDMKARKVIKVAMIPHAPSAPGAEIKF from the coding sequence GTGTTAGCAGCGTTACTTTACGGTAAAGAAGATTTACGCTTAGAGCAGGTTGCTGAACCTACTCCGGGTGTTGGTGAGGTCGTGATTCAAGTGGGTGCGGCGACAACTTGCGGCACAGATTTGAAGGTGTGGCGGCGTGGTGGTCATGCGAAGATGCTGAAACTACCGACGCTGTTTGGTCATGAGGCGGCTGGGCATATTGTGGCTGTGGGTGCTGGGGTGACAGATTGGCAAATAGGCGATCGCATTGTGGCGAATAATTCTGCCCCGTGCATGAAATGCTTCTTTTGTCAACGCCAAGAATATTCTTTGTGTCCCCATATTACCTGGAATAATGGTACTTTTGCGGAATATCTGAAAATTCCGTCGGCAATAGTGCAGCATAATATGTTAAGGGTTCCCGATGATTTGCCGTTTCAGTTAGCATCAATGACGGAACCTTTAGCTTGTGTTTTACATGGTATCGCTCGTTCTAACATTAAACCCCAAGACAGGGTAGTTATCTTGGGTGATGGGGCGATTGGGTTGATGTTTGTGGCTGTTTTAGCTGATACAACTGAAGTTATGCTGTGGGGAGGTAATGACCACAGGCTGGAAATTGGAGAAAAACTTGGTGCTGCGAAGATTTTTAATTATCATCAAATCCCAGATATTCCCGGTGTGGTGAAAGAATTAACTCAGGGTTGGGGTGCTGATGTGGTGATTGAGGCGACTGGTGTACCTAGTGTTTGGGAAACTGCGATCGCTTGCGCTCGTCCTGGTGCTACTGTGAATTTATTCGGTGGTTGTCCACGTGATACGACGATTACTGTGAATACGGAGCAGTTACATTATAGTGAACTGACTTTGAAAGGTGTGTTTCACAATACACCGAAATATGTCAGGGCAGCCTTGGCGCTGATAGCTAGTGGTAAAATACCTTTTGAGTTATTGATTAGTGAAGTGCGATCGCTTCAGGATTTAGAACAGGTTTTTTGTGATATGAAGGCGCGTAAAGTGATTAAGGTGGCGATGATTCCTCACGCACCAAGCGCACCAGGCGCGGAGATTAAATTTTAG
- a CDS encoding lamin tail domain-containing protein: MQEELPINPAKETAATLGGNVVATPQVEITNIVYKAEVKRTQSDEYVEISNQEKTPADVSGWQIVSGVGRNKAFTFPQGTILAPGQSVRVYTNEVHPESGGFSYGSGVSLWKDSGDEARLLDAQGNLVSGLAYDSKGNFTKTATANQKTSAVDSVAENVIPQSTDANINELVNKTVIIENQETKRDLFSDGAPIQGQRGDEGGWLASSGFESPKVVGADANYYNRALWKIIPSGDSVIIENQETKRYLFSDGAPIKGQRGDEGGWLASSGFESPKVVGADANYYNRALWKIIPSGDSVIIENQETKRYLFSDGAPIKGQ, from the coding sequence ATGCAAGAAGAATTACCTATCAATCCAGCCAAAGAAACAGCAGCAACTCTAGGTGGTAATGTGGTTGCTACTCCACAGGTAGAGATTACCAATATTGTCTACAAGGCTGAGGTCAAGAGAACTCAATCTGACGAATATGTTGAAATTAGCAATCAGGAAAAGACACCCGCCGATGTATCTGGTTGGCAAATTGTTTCAGGGGTAGGACGAAATAAAGCGTTCACTTTTCCCCAAGGAACAATATTAGCTCCAGGTCAGAGCGTGCGGGTTTATACCAATGAGGTGCATCCAGAGTCAGGCGGCTTTAGTTACGGTAGCGGCGTATCTCTGTGGAAAGATTCAGGAGATGAGGCCAGACTATTAGATGCTCAAGGAAATTTGGTATCGGGTTTAGCCTATGACAGCAAAGGCAATTTCACGAAAACAGCCACTGCTAACCAAAAGACATCAGCCGTGGACAGCGTTGCGGAAAATGTGATACCACAAAGCACAGATGCAAATATCAATGAGCTAGTAAACAAAACAGTTATCATTGAAAATCAAGAGACAAAACGCGATCTGTTTTCCGATGGAGCGCCCATCCAAGGACAGCGAGGAGATGAAGGTGGCTGGCTAGCATCAAGCGGCTTTGAAAGTCCTAAAGTTGTTGGTGCTGATGCCAATTATTACAACCGTGCTTTATGGAAGATTATACCCAGTGGTGATAGTGTTATCATTGAAAATCAAGAAACAAAACGCTATCTGTTTTCCGATGGAGCGCCCATCAAAGGACAGCGAGGAGATGAAGGTGGCTGGCTAGCATCAAGCGGCTTTGAAAGTCCTAAAGTCGTTGGTGCTGATGCCAATTATTACAACCGTGCTTTATGGAAGATTATACCCAGTGGTGATAGTGTTATCATTGAAAATCAAGAAACAAAACGCTATCTGTTTTCCGATGGAGCGCCCATCAAAGGACAGTGA
- the iscB gene encoding RNA-guided endonuclease IscB, whose protein sequence is MSGFEYQQGELQGYEVREYLLNKWNRKCAYCTAENVPLQVEHIKPKAKGGTNRISNLCLACEKCNIKKGTQDIEKFLAKKPELLKQILSQAKRPLKDASAVNSTRWALFNKLKETGLPITTGSGGLTKFNRTRLGLPKTHWIDAACVGKVETLKILTTKILTVKSTGHSCRRFCRINKFGFPCTEPKKIFTHVSTGDFVKATLHKDRKNITSGKYVSRVKTPTKNGCEIVINGFRVEFSTMKDITKVHCSDGYSYV, encoded by the coding sequence ATATCAGGCTTTGAGTATCAACAGGGAGAGTTACAAGGGTATGAAGTCCGTGAATATCTTTTGAATAAATGGAATAGAAAATGTGCATACTGTACTGCGGAAAATGTCCCTTTACAAGTTGAGCATATTAAACCAAAAGCCAAAGGAGGAACTAATAGAATTTCTAATTTGTGTCTAGCTTGTGAGAAATGCAATATCAAAAAAGGTACTCAAGATATTGAGAAGTTTTTAGCAAAAAAGCCTGAGTTGTTGAAGCAAATTTTATCCCAAGCCAAGCGTCCACTAAAAGATGCGTCTGCTGTAAATTCAACGAGATGGGCTTTATTTAATAAGTTAAAAGAAACTGGATTACCTATAACAACAGGTTCAGGAGGTTTAACTAAGTTTAATAGAACTCGTTTAGGATTGCCTAAAACTCATTGGATTGATGCTGCTTGTGTAGGAAAAGTTGAAACTCTCAAAATACTGACAACAAAAATTTTAACAGTAAAAAGCACGGGGCATAGTTGCAGAAGATTCTGTAGGATCAATAAATTTGGTTTTCCTTGCACTGAGCCTAAAAAAATATTCACTCATGTTTCTACAGGAGATTTTGTTAAGGCTACTTTGCACAAAGATCGTAAAAACATAACTTCTGGAAAGTATGTAAGTCGTGTTAAAACTCCCACAAAAAACGGATGTGAGATTGTTATCAATGGTTTTAGAGTTGAATTTTCAACAATGAAAGATATTACTAAGGTTCATTGTAGTGACGGGTATAGCTACGTTTGA
- the rpmB gene encoding 50S ribosomal protein L28 — MSRRCELTGKKANNAFAVSHSHRRTKRLQHANLQNKRVWWAGGNRWVRMKLSTKAIKSLETKGLEAMAKEAGINLNHY, encoded by the coding sequence ATGTCTCGTCGCTGCGAATTAACTGGGAAAAAAGCTAACAACGCCTTTGCAGTTTCTCACTCTCACCGCCGTACCAAACGCCTCCAGCACGCAAATCTGCAAAACAAGCGTGTTTGGTGGGCTGGGGGAAATCGCTGGGTAAGAATGAAGCTTTCCACCAAAGCCATCAAAAGCCTAGAAACTAAAGGTTTAGAAGCAATGGCTAAAGAAGCTGGAATTAATCTCAATCATTACTAA